In a single window of the Roseiconus lacunae genome:
- a CDS encoding PSD1 and planctomycete cytochrome C domain-containing protein — protein MRLIAACDLIVAFVIATLANQPPLAAATSGPDKKDVERSSEPLDFGRDVRPILSDHCFACHGPDEHDRRGGLRLDQADGVDSVIEAGHPEESELVRRLYSEDELMPPQEYGKPLSKEQKAILERWVSEGGEFQGHWAFQAPTKAAVPTGTENAIDHFIESRITKAGLKANGMASSEALLRRVTLGLTGLPPSREQIERVRRGEFDYERLVDELLASPAFGQHFGRYWLDLVRYADTHGLHLDNYREMWPYRDWVIDAINKNLPYDQFITEQLAGDLLPDATLSQQIASGFNRLNVTTNEGGSIYEEVFARNVIDRTDSFGTIFLGLTTQCAVCHDHKFDPITQKDYYSLSAFFNSLDGRAMDGNKKDHPPVVQVPSEQQLAQLADFDRQIEELEREMEGEIETVDQAQRQWELSLQDSPEQASETGLQRLIPKQANAKDGGELKVDDAGVVYSDQPAKNKNTLWVEIPIANLSTEQAWQTVVMDVLPDPKTNRAGVSANGNAVLTEFTVEAFLENEWQPIAINDAIADIEQQGGDFKVTNAIDGRRDGAGWAIGGHQTAGGRSVQFGLPDLQSTLKLGPSKLRFTLDFRSVYTAHQFYAMKFSLTDQAPQVSRDDWITLGPIYSAGPFAVESSAPGYSRVFVSEQRKFDPEETFKYRDQEVKWTARPDWSPVAVHTLPINDDSVAVNVLYQKLTSPKEQTIDLLLGSSDGHVVYLNNRRLQITKAVGPINPLSQTYALELRKGVNDLYIKTVSESRPAQVAFAYRSPAIPVPKQFADVVSQDASERSDAENQSIRTYYRKVVCEHPDWTALQDMVRGLEKAKENVRNEIPTTLVWKELDKPRDAHILVRGQYDQPGEQVTRDVPQFLPSMEEGLPRDRLGLAKWLTAPGHPLTARVTVNRVWQWLFGSGLVKSSEDFGSQGNPPSHPELLDWLAVDFQENGWDMKRLIKQMVTSKTYRRDATVMAEQLSVDPGNRLFARGPRFRLDAEVLRDQALSLAGLLNEQPTGPSVKPPQPSGLWYAVGYTRSNTANFKADTEPEKRLRRSVYIFWKRTSPPPQMSTFDAPSRESCIARRERTNTPLQALVLMNENQYLKAAKHLSQRTFRTQREADDASRLTWMFETVTARPPSDHEAKELMSLLSNLRSYYREDVDAASELLSVVDETLLDETTADEQAAWMMVASTLLNLDETVNN, from the coding sequence ATGCGTCTCATCGCGGCTTGTGACTTGATCGTTGCCTTCGTCATTGCGACGCTCGCGAATCAGCCCCCACTCGCCGCCGCGACCAGTGGCCCCGACAAAAAAGACGTTGAGCGTTCTTCCGAGCCGCTTGATTTTGGCCGCGATGTTCGGCCGATTCTGTCGGACCATTGTTTCGCGTGCCACGGCCCAGACGAACACGATCGCCGCGGCGGATTGCGGCTCGATCAAGCCGACGGCGTTGACTCGGTGATCGAAGCCGGACATCCGGAAGAGAGCGAGTTGGTACGTCGACTGTACAGCGAAGACGAATTAATGCCGCCACAAGAATACGGTAAGCCTTTGTCCAAGGAGCAAAAGGCGATCCTAGAACGCTGGGTCAGCGAAGGTGGCGAATTCCAAGGGCACTGGGCATTTCAAGCCCCCACCAAAGCCGCGGTCCCGACTGGAACAGAGAATGCCATTGACCATTTCATCGAATCGCGAATCACCAAAGCCGGTTTAAAGGCAAACGGCATGGCGTCTTCGGAGGCGTTGCTTCGGCGGGTCACACTCGGCCTGACCGGCCTGCCGCCAAGCCGTGAACAAATTGAACGTGTCCGTCGTGGAGAGTTTGATTACGAACGACTGGTCGATGAACTCCTTGCGTCACCTGCCTTCGGCCAACACTTCGGACGCTACTGGTTGGATCTGGTTCGCTACGCCGACACGCACGGCTTGCACCTCGACAATTATCGCGAGATGTGGCCCTACCGTGATTGGGTGATCGATGCGATCAACAAGAATTTGCCATACGACCAATTCATCACCGAACAACTCGCGGGCGATTTACTACCCGATGCGACACTCTCACAGCAGATCGCCAGTGGATTCAATCGTTTGAACGTAACGACCAACGAAGGCGGCTCAATTTACGAAGAAGTTTTCGCCCGCAATGTGATCGACCGTACCGACTCGTTCGGAACAATCTTCTTAGGCCTGACAACACAATGCGCAGTTTGCCACGACCATAAGTTCGACCCGATCACGCAAAAAGATTATTACTCGTTGAGCGCGTTTTTCAACAGTTTGGACGGGCGAGCGATGGATGGGAACAAGAAAGATCACCCTCCAGTCGTTCAGGTCCCCAGCGAACAGCAACTGGCCCAGTTAGCCGATTTTGATCGACAAATTGAGGAACTAGAACGGGAAATGGAAGGGGAGATCGAAACCGTCGATCAAGCCCAACGACAATGGGAACTCTCGCTGCAAGACTCTCCCGAGCAAGCATCCGAAACGGGGTTGCAACGGCTGATTCCTAAACAAGCGAATGCGAAAGACGGCGGCGAACTGAAGGTCGATGACGCCGGAGTTGTCTATTCCGATCAACCCGCGAAAAACAAGAATACACTTTGGGTCGAAATCCCCATCGCGAACCTCTCTACGGAACAAGCCTGGCAAACAGTGGTGATGGATGTGTTGCCAGACCCCAAGACGAATCGCGCCGGGGTATCCGCCAACGGCAATGCCGTCCTAACCGAGTTCACCGTCGAGGCGTTCTTGGAAAACGAATGGCAACCGATCGCGATCAATGATGCCATCGCAGATATCGAACAGCAAGGCGGTGATTTCAAAGTCACCAATGCGATCGATGGGCGTCGGGACGGAGCCGGCTGGGCGATCGGTGGTCACCAAACCGCGGGCGGCAGAAGCGTTCAATTCGGGCTTCCCGACCTGCAGTCGACGCTGAAACTTGGCCCGAGCAAACTTCGGTTTACCTTGGATTTTCGCTCGGTCTACACGGCCCATCAATTCTATGCGATGAAATTCAGCCTGACCGATCAAGCCCCGCAGGTCAGCCGCGACGACTGGATCACGCTGGGACCAATTTATAGCGCCGGCCCATTTGCAGTGGAAAGCTCGGCACCGGGTTATTCGCGTGTGTTCGTGTCTGAACAACGAAAGTTCGACCCGGAAGAAACGTTCAAGTATCGCGATCAAGAAGTGAAATGGACCGCCCGTCCGGATTGGTCCCCCGTCGCGGTTCACACGTTGCCAATCAACGATGATTCTGTCGCGGTCAATGTGCTGTACCAAAAGCTGACGTCGCCAAAGGAACAAACCATCGACCTATTGCTTGGTAGCAGTGATGGGCACGTCGTCTATCTGAACAACCGTCGCTTGCAGATCACAAAGGCGGTCGGACCGATCAATCCACTCTCACAGACGTACGCGTTGGAGCTTCGCAAAGGCGTCAACGATCTGTACATCAAGACGGTATCGGAATCGCGTCCTGCCCAAGTTGCGTTCGCATATCGATCGCCCGCGATACCGGTGCCGAAGCAATTCGCCGATGTTGTCTCGCAAGATGCCAGTGAGCGTAGTGACGCCGAGAACCAATCGATTCGTACGTACTATCGCAAAGTCGTATGCGAGCATCCCGATTGGACGGCGTTGCAAGACATGGTGCGTGGCTTGGAAAAAGCCAAGGAAAACGTCCGCAATGAAATCCCGACGACGTTGGTTTGGAAAGAACTAGACAAACCACGCGACGCCCATATTTTAGTTCGCGGCCAATACGATCAACCTGGGGAACAAGTCACTCGCGACGTTCCTCAGTTCTTGCCATCAATGGAAGAAGGCCTTCCGCGGGACCGACTCGGTCTGGCCAAGTGGCTGACCGCACCGGGGCATCCGTTGACTGCTCGCGTCACCGTCAACCGCGTTTGGCAATGGCTCTTTGGATCGGGCTTGGTCAAGTCGAGCGAAGACTTCGGCAGTCAGGGAAATCCGCCGAGCCATCCTGAATTGCTCGATTGGTTGGCCGTCGACTTCCAAGAGAATGGCTGGGACATGAAGCGGCTGATCAAACAGATGGTTACCAGTAAGACCTATCGGCGTGACGCGACGGTGATGGCAGAGCAGCTATCGGTTGATCCAGGCAACCGGTTGTTCGCCCGCGGGCCTCGATTCAGACTCGACGCCGAAGTTCTTCGTGATCAAGCGTTATCGCTGGCCGGGCTACTCAACGAGCAACCGACCGGACCGAGCGTCAAACCACCTCAGCCGTCGGGGTTGTGGTACGCCGTCGGTTACACCCGCAGTAACACCGCGAACTTCAAGGCTGACACAGAACCGGAAAAACGTTTGCGACGCAGCGTGTACATTTTTTGGAAACGGACTAGCCCGCCGCCGCAGATGTCAACCTTTGACGCGCCCAGCCGCGAGTCCTGCATCGCGCGACGCGAACGCACCAACACGCCGCTACAAGCATTGGTGCTGATGAACGAGAACCAATACCTCAAGGCGGCCAAGCACTTGTCCCAACGAACGTTCCGCACCCAACGAGAAGCGGACGACGCATCGCGTTTGACATGGATGTTCGAAACGGTCACCGCGAGACCGCCGAGTGATCACGAAGCGAAAGAACTGATGAGTCTACTTTCGAATCTCCGCTCGTATTACCGCGAAGACGTCGACGCGGCGTCAGAATTACTTTCCGTGGTCGACGAGACGTTACTCGACGAGACCACTGCCGATGAGCAAGCGGCGTGGATGATGGTGGCGAGCACGCTGCTAAACTTGGACGAAACAGTCAACAACTAA
- a CDS encoding DUF1501 domain-containing protein: MNLDQQQRLAMTRRSLFSRSAAGLGVAALSSLDARLANASPKNSITPHPTPGGLPNLPHHAPKAKRAIYLFMSGAPSQMDMWDHKPAMAEWFDKDLPESIRMGQRLTTMTSGQSRFPIAPSIYKFAPHGDNGTLVSELLPETAKQVDNLALIRSMHTEAINHDPAITYICTGDQLPGKASLGSWLNYGLGTENENLPAFLVMTASWTGRKEAQALYNRLWGSGFLPSKYQGVALRSSGDPVLYLSDPKGVSPGVRRQMLDSLSRLNQMTADSIGDPETQARIAQYEMAFRMQTSVPDLADISDEPQYILDLYGPDVTTPGTFAHCCLMSRRMAERGVRFTQIFHRGWDQHGNLPKDLPNQCRDIDRPSSALLTDLRQRGMLDDTLVVWGGEFGRTIYCQGKLTQKTYGRDHHPKCFTVWLAGGGVQGGVVHGETDEFSYNITKDPVHIRDLNATILHLMGIDANRFTFAFKGLDQRLTGVEGGQVVNEILA, encoded by the coding sequence ATGAATTTAGATCAACAACAACGACTAGCGATGACGCGGCGTTCCCTATTTTCGCGATCCGCCGCAGGCCTTGGTGTTGCCGCGCTCTCGTCACTTGACGCCCGGCTTGCCAACGCTTCGCCGAAAAACAGCATCACGCCACATCCGACACCGGGCGGATTGCCGAACTTGCCGCACCACGCCCCAAAGGCTAAGCGAGCGATTTATCTGTTCATGTCAGGTGCTCCGAGCCAAATGGACATGTGGGACCATAAGCCCGCGATGGCCGAGTGGTTTGATAAAGACCTGCCTGAATCGATCCGAATGGGCCAACGTTTGACCACCATGACCAGTGGGCAATCACGATTCCCGATCGCTCCAAGCATCTACAAGTTTGCCCCTCACGGTGACAACGGAACCCTTGTCAGCGAACTCTTGCCGGAGACCGCCAAGCAAGTTGACAACCTTGCGCTGATACGATCGATGCATACCGAGGCGATCAATCACGACCCGGCGATCACGTATATCTGCACTGGCGATCAATTGCCCGGTAAGGCAAGTCTTGGGTCATGGTTGAACTACGGTCTGGGAACCGAAAACGAGAACCTTCCCGCGTTCTTGGTCATGACCGCGTCGTGGACGGGACGCAAGGAAGCCCAAGCGCTCTACAACCGGTTGTGGGGCAGCGGGTTCTTGCCCAGTAAGTACCAAGGCGTTGCACTTCGCAGCAGTGGTGACCCAGTGCTGTACCTGTCCGACCCGAAAGGTGTCAGCCCAGGCGTCCGGCGGCAAATGCTCGACTCGCTTTCTCGATTGAATCAAATGACCGCCGATTCGATCGGTGATCCTGAAACACAGGCACGAATCGCGCAGTACGAAATGGCCTTTCGGATGCAAACCAGCGTTCCAGATTTGGCCGACATTAGCGACGAGCCCCAGTACATCCTGGACCTCTATGGCCCCGACGTGACGACCCCAGGAACATTCGCGCACTGCTGCTTGATGTCGCGGCGGATGGCCGAACGTGGCGTGCGTTTTACCCAGATCTTTCATCGTGGCTGGGACCAGCATGGCAACCTCCCTAAAGACCTTCCAAATCAGTGCCGTGATATCGATCGCCCAAGTTCGGCGCTGCTGACGGACCTGCGGCAACGCGGCATGCTGGATGACACGCTAGTCGTCTGGGGGGGCGAATTCGGGCGAACGATTTATTGCCAAGGCAAACTGACCCAGAAAACCTATGGCCGTGACCATCACCCCAAGTGCTTCACCGTCTGGCTAGCCGGCGGCGGCGTCCAAGGTGGTGTTGTCCACGGAGAGACGGATGAGTTCAGCTACAACATCACCAAAGATCCGGTTCACATCCGTGACTTGAATGCCACGATTTTGCATTTGATGGGCATCGATGCGAATCGATTCACCTTCGCTTTCAAAGGGCTCGATCAGCGACTAACGGGCGTCGAAGGCGGGCAAGTGGTAAACGAGATCCTGGCGTGA
- a CDS encoding APC family permease, with protein MSESVNNPFEASHVDQPRDDVTGTVTPTLGPFSAGAIVAASMIGAGVYTTSGWTLADLGSPTQVVLAWAIGGAIAICGAICYGGLAQRFTESGGEYLFLARAVHPSAGMMAGWVSLLAGFAGAMAFAASTFESYLRETGWPALERLPERCIAIGLVLIAASVHSVGLHPGTRVQNAVVVMKFMMIGLFIMLALANLPNWEGFTGHAGSGNQANSATPGGSIATVDTSHDRIDEAPEAPSPFASILAFANALTWISLSYSGFNAAVYMTGEIKNPRRNVPRAMLYATLIVTVIYVALNAIFVFAPAAARVTAQPNVATAAAAAIGEQLTASGSGIGRYISPLVRIAILTGLATSVLALTQTGPRVYQKMASDGLLPSFLRGHLGDRHDGVGLNLRPAILTQAVLGCLVIGIATLRQQLDYLGLTLSVCAALCGALVFVVHRQDAPVLPRWAFPWVPVVYVFGTLMIATLTAVRVPVQGTVGLGTLSLGVIAYWLSRLLWGSRASGDRRN; from the coding sequence GTGAGCGAAAGCGTTAACAATCCTTTCGAAGCATCGCATGTAGACCAACCGAGGGACGACGTCACCGGAACCGTCACACCAACCCTAGGCCCCTTCTCGGCCGGGGCAATTGTCGCGGCCAGCATGATCGGTGCGGGGGTGTACACGACGAGCGGATGGACACTCGCTGACCTGGGGTCACCTACCCAAGTCGTTTTGGCATGGGCCATCGGCGGTGCGATCGCGATTTGTGGCGCAATTTGTTACGGCGGACTCGCACAACGTTTTACCGAATCGGGTGGCGAGTATTTGTTCTTGGCCCGCGCCGTGCATCCGTCTGCCGGAATGATGGCTGGATGGGTATCGTTGCTGGCAGGGTTCGCCGGTGCGATGGCCTTCGCCGCCAGCACGTTCGAATCGTACCTTCGAGAAACCGGCTGGCCGGCGCTAGAGAGACTCCCCGAACGCTGCATCGCGATTGGCCTGGTTTTAATCGCCGCCAGCGTCCATAGCGTTGGACTGCATCCGGGGACGCGAGTCCAAAATGCCGTCGTCGTGATGAAGTTCATGATGATCGGCCTATTCATCATGCTCGCCTTGGCCAACCTGCCGAACTGGGAAGGCTTTACGGGCCACGCCGGCTCTGGCAATCAAGCAAACAGTGCAACCCCAGGCGGAAGTATCGCGACGGTCGACACCAGCCACGATCGAATCGATGAAGCCCCGGAGGCGCCATCACCATTTGCGTCAATATTGGCATTCGCAAACGCGTTGACCTGGATTTCGCTCAGCTACAGCGGATTCAACGCGGCCGTTTATATGACTGGCGAGATAAAAAATCCTCGCCGAAATGTCCCCCGAGCGATGTTGTATGCGACGCTGATTGTGACCGTCATTTATGTCGCGCTGAATGCAATCTTTGTGTTCGCACCGGCAGCCGCACGGGTGACAGCCCAGCCGAATGTCGCGACAGCCGCTGCGGCGGCCATCGGAGAGCAGCTGACGGCAAGCGGCAGTGGAATCGGCCGTTACATTAGCCCTTTGGTGCGAATCGCAATCCTTACCGGATTAGCCACATCGGTGCTTGCGCTAACCCAGACCGGACCACGCGTTTATCAAAAGATGGCCTCCGACGGGTTACTACCATCGTTCCTTCGCGGTCATTTGGGCGACCGCCATGACGGGGTTGGCTTGAACCTCCGTCCGGCGATACTCACCCAGGCGGTGTTGGGATGCCTCGTGATCGGCATTGCAACGCTTCGCCAGCAATTAGACTACCTAGGACTCACACTCTCGGTGTGTGCGGCACTTTGTGGGGCATTGGTCTTCGTCGTTCATCGGCAAGACGCCCCGGTGCTTCCACGATGGGCTTTTCCTTGGGTCCCGGTCGTCTACGTGTTCGGCACCTTGATGATTGCTACACTGACGGCTGTACGGGTACCCGTGCAGGGCACTGTAGGACTAGGCACACTCTCGTT